One Succinivibrio dextrinosolvens DNA window includes the following coding sequences:
- the csm2 gene encoding type III-A CRISPR-associated protein Csm2 produces the protein MAPNNYHNKGNYSQNRNDNSNRGFQNNKNGFAPKTVQSVPYKQLSDLNYVDTAEEVVKTLERDNKDKIKLTTSQIRNLLAMTSEILNKINSSKSAEETNPEISPAIVQYLNSFKIRSVYECGRTPSVKDFINKAHILEHLKEIKTMNDCELFCHYMEALVAYHRYQGGKD, from the coding sequence ATGGCTCCTAATAACTATCACAATAAAGGCAATTACAGCCAGAACAGAAACGATAATTCTAACAGGGGATTTCAGAACAATAAAAATGGATTTGCGCCAAAGACTGTTCAGAGTGTTCCATACAAACAGTTGTCTGATTTAAACTATGTCGATACAGCTGAAGAAGTTGTAAAGACACTTGAAAGAGACAACAAGGACAAAATCAAACTTACAACCTCTCAAATCCGAAATCTGCTGGCTATGACTTCGGAAATCCTAAACAAGATTAACAGCAGTAAAAGTGCTGAGGAGACTAATCCAGAGATTTCACCTGCCATTGTTCAGTACCTGAATTCTTTTAAGATTCGCTCTGTTTACGAGTGTGGCAGAACCCCATCTGTAAAAGACTTTATCAATAAAGCCCATATTCTTGAGCATTTGAAAGAAATAAAAACCATGAACGACTGTGAGCTTTTCTGCCATTACATGGAAGCACTTGTGGCATATCACAGATATCAGGGCGGTAAGGATTAA
- the csm3 gene encoding type III-A CRISPR-associated RAMP protein Csm3, translated as MYSKIKITGVIEVVTGMHIGGSSAFSAIGAVDSPVVKDPLSGLPLLPGSSLKGKLRTLLARSENKSPVDDPNKDDEKILNLFGTSKGNIRNARLQFSDAVMSNWETLEKRGLRSSTEVKFENTINRLTAVANPRQIERAVRGSEFPLELIYEITEQNSDEIISDLELLSKGFTLLQYDYLGGSGSRGYGKVAFRNIKAELAVGDKLDDSVLAKCNDIFKDFQ; from the coding sequence ATGTACTCAAAAATTAAGATCACTGGTGTTATTGAAGTTGTAACCGGCATGCATATAGGCGGAAGCTCTGCTTTCTCAGCAATTGGAGCTGTTGATTCTCCTGTTGTAAAAGATCCTCTTTCAGGCCTTCCTTTACTGCCAGGCAGCTCTCTTAAGGGAAAACTAAGAACACTACTGGCCAGATCAGAAAACAAGAGTCCTGTAGATGATCCTAATAAAGATGATGAAAAAATCCTGAATCTTTTCGGAACTTCTAAAGGAAACATTAGAAATGCCCGTCTTCAGTTTTCAGATGCAGTTATGAGTAACTGGGAAACTCTGGAGAAAAGAGGTCTGAGAAGCTCTACAGAAGTTAAGTTTGAAAATACTATCAACCGTCTGACTGCAGTTGCAAATCCTCGTCAGATTGAAAGAGCTGTAAGAGGTTCTGAATTTCCTTTAGAGCTGATTTATGAAATCACTGAACAGAACAGTGATGAGATAATCAGTGATTTAGAGCTTTTATCAAAGGGCTTTACCCTGCTTCAGTACGACTATCTTGGCGGCAGCGGCTCACGCGGTTACGGAAAAGTTGCCTTTAGAAACATCAAGGCAGAACTTGCTGTAGGAGATAAACTCGACGACAGCGTTTTAGCAAAGTGCAATGACATTTTTAAAGATTTTCAGTAG
- the csm4 gene encoding type III-A CRISPR-associated RAMP protein Csm4, with protein sequence MKTRIYKFSFKTEVHFGNGTLDHSVYTIFADTLFSAMCIEAQKMGCINTLYQAVKQDHLLFSDGFPFIKDRFYLPKPFIKVSKDSGETLSREHISQRKKFKKLTYIAADLFDDYLNGKDILKENNFDKLGESSLRTKAAIRNGTDETLPYHVGTFKFNDGCGLYFIVNYDDDSVITLCDELIKAISYVGIGGKRTAGLGRFDLTVLSDGKEIESVTKLLKTTADSQTGRMLLSVALPLDNELDNALTGAQYQLVKRSGFTAPDNNDTELLKKKDLYVFSSGSYFKNTFKGDVYDVSRGASHPVYRYAKPMFMEIKAS encoded by the coding sequence ATGAAAACAAGGATATATAAATTTTCCTTTAAAACAGAAGTTCACTTTGGAAATGGCACCTTAGATCACAGTGTCTATACCATATTCGCAGATACTCTGTTCTCTGCAATGTGTATAGAAGCTCAGAAAATGGGATGTATCAACACACTGTATCAGGCTGTAAAACAGGATCATTTACTGTTTTCTGACGGTTTTCCTTTTATAAAAGACAGATTCTACCTTCCAAAGCCTTTTATTAAAGTTTCAAAAGACTCAGGCGAAACACTGTCAAGGGAACATATTTCACAACGAAAGAAGTTTAAAAAACTTACTTATATAGCAGCAGATCTGTTTGATGATTACCTAAACGGCAAGGATATTTTAAAAGAAAATAATTTTGATAAGCTTGGTGAATCGTCTTTAAGAACAAAAGCTGCAATTCGTAACGGAACCGATGAAACTCTTCCCTATCATGTAGGAACCTTTAAGTTCAATGATGGCTGTGGGCTTTATTTCATCGTCAATTACGATGATGATTCTGTAATAACCTTGTGTGATGAGCTGATAAAAGCAATTTCCTACGTAGGCATCGGAGGAAAAAGAACAGCAGGTCTCGGCAGATTTGATTTGACAGTCCTGTCAGATGGCAAAGAGATAGAATCAGTTACAAAACTGCTGAAAACCACAGCAGACTCTCAGACTGGCAGGATGCTGTTAAGTGTTGCCCTTCCTTTAGATAATGAGCTGGATAATGCTCTTACAGGGGCACAGTATCAGCTTGTTAAACGCTCCGGCTTTACAGCCCCAGATAACAATGATACAGAACTTTTAAAGAAGAAAGATCTCTATGTATTCTCTTCAGGTTCCTATTTTAAGAATACTTTTAAAGGTGATGTCTACGATGTCTCAAGAGGAGCATCACATCCTGTCTACAGATATGCAAAGCCTATGTTCATGGAGATAAAGGCATCATGA
- the csm5 gene encoding type III-A CRISPR-associated RAMP protein Csm5 — MSNNLKHYNCTMTVLGPVHIGSGENYRRNEYIYSNRDNSISVLDIGKAYQWFIEQGKATEFESYFADFSPRSLPLGEWLSARRITETEYSQWIKYRMTAGDSVVVFERGKQKYSDILAFVKDPYSLPYVPGSSIKGMLRTALAMYEISKKKNNLLKLVSAQVNDFDQMTDKEQEDFIRKNKRKFLTKEAVKIETELFNTLDFNDKRKEDGVNCNLSRLIVGDSKPLSYDALTVCKKYDVRTDGSKNELPIFKECLKPGTKIEFDLTIDESVNSKGKSIPYSIEDIKEALRLMNSLVAKRFIRHFEPRYSFDPNETVGWLGSCGFASKTIIQSFFEDSKEDSALDLTDAVFYITLDKLYTTHKHDLDAGKYNVAPHMRKQTVSDNTRYDFGKVKIDFA; from the coding sequence ATGAGTAACAATCTAAAACACTACAACTGCACCATGACAGTCCTAGGACCAGTACACATTGGTTCTGGAGAAAACTACAGACGAAATGAATATATCTACAGTAACAGGGATAACAGTATTTCTGTCCTGGATATAGGCAAAGCCTACCAGTGGTTTATCGAACAGGGTAAAGCAACTGAATTTGAATCATACTTTGCAGATTTTAGTCCAAGATCACTTCCTCTTGGAGAATGGCTTTCAGCCAGAAGAATTACAGAGACAGAATACAGCCAGTGGATAAAATACAGGATGACAGCAGGAGATTCTGTAGTTGTCTTTGAAAGAGGAAAGCAGAAGTATTCAGATATTTTAGCCTTTGTTAAAGATCCTTATTCTCTACCTTATGTACCCGGCTCCAGTATCAAGGGTATGCTTAGAACTGCTCTTGCAATGTATGAGATTTCAAAGAAAAAAAATAATCTTTTGAAACTTGTGTCTGCTCAGGTGAATGATTTTGACCAAATGACCGATAAGGAGCAGGAAGATTTTATTAGAAAGAACAAACGTAAATTCCTCACAAAGGAAGCTGTAAAAATTGAGACAGAGCTTTTCAATACTTTAGATTTTAACGATAAAAGGAAAGAAGACGGAGTTAACTGTAATCTTTCAAGACTGATTGTTGGAGACTCAAAACCTTTGTCTTATGATGCTCTTACCGTATGCAAGAAATACGATGTAAGGACGGACGGCTCAAAAAATGAACTTCCAATCTTTAAGGAATGCCTAAAACCAGGAACTAAAATTGAGTTTGATCTGACAATAGACGAATCAGTGAACAGTAAGGGAAAGAGTATTCCTTATTCTATTGAGGATATAAAAGAAGCCTTAAGGTTAATGAATTCTCTTGTAGCAAAACGTTTTATTCGACATTTTGAACCAAGATACAGTTTTGATCCTAATGAGACTGTTGGCTGGCTCGGCAGCTGTGGTTTTGCATCGAAGACGATTATTCAAAGCTTTTTTGAGGATTCAAAAGAAGATTCTGCACTGGATCTAACTGATGCTGTTTTTTATATTACTTTGGATAAGTTATACACAACCCATAAGCATGATCTTGATGCAGGTAAATATAATGTTGCGCCTCATATGAGAAAGCAGACTGTATCAGATAACACAAGGTATGATTTTGGTAAGGTAAAGATTGATTTTGCCTAA